From one Triticum aestivum cultivar Chinese Spring chromosome 4B, IWGSC CS RefSeq v2.1, whole genome shotgun sequence genomic stretch:
- the LOC123093649 gene encoding ankyrin repeat domain-containing protein, chloroplastic, with protein sequence MPPPSLPLLLPFSSPILHPPPTSASRLRRSLSLSPCPRPLASPSPSFAAAAVNDDEYDYDDDVVLGDCLVFEEEAFETPVLDLGLGRPSSHPGRKPPAARGGGSLVPERWKDAVEEINLTKKEKRRIAHGLRFGSRLDRRVPSAVAAPDEYRAYREGRLDAELGHGARDYLESPLESKSRAHSEVRLDKEPGRVASDHVGPLEEKPCAPEKVEATLPPPPGTRAAPRNPRTAMDSVSLEDIAELFNSSQYVPDETEDGKSARSRRKLFTDEEKVLLNRRLPDLEGAASSKWLPLHTLAASGDFYLLDNLLKHKVDVNALDKDGLPAIHKAIISKKHAIINYLLRNSANPSVYDRDGATLMHYAVQTACNQTIKTLLLYNVDINRPDDYGWTPLHLAVQTQRTDIVRLLLLKGADRTLKNQDGLTPLDLCLRLGHNVRTYELIKLLKNFRISKQHNSF encoded by the exons ATGCCACCGCCGTctctcccgctcctcctcccatTCTCCTCCCCAATCCTCCACCCTCcccccacctccgcctcccgcctccgcagatccctctccctctccccgtgcccccgtccgctcgcctccccttccccctccttcgccgccgccgccgtcaacgacgacgagtacgactacgacGACGATGTCGTCCTCGGCGACTGCCTCGTGTTCGAGGAAGAAGCCTTCGAGACCCCCGTCCTCGACCTCGGCCTCGGCCGCCCGTCCTCTCACCCCGGCCGGAAGCCGCCGGCGGCCCGGGGCGGGGGCAGCCTGGTGCCGGAGCGGTGGAAGGACGCCGTGGAGGAGATCAACCTGACGAAGAAGGAGAAGCGCCGCATCGCGCACGGGCTGCGCTTCGGGAGCCGCCTCGACCGCCGGGTGCCCTCCGCCGTGGCCGCCCCCGACGAGTACCGCGCGTACCGCGAGGGGAGGCTGGACGCCGAGCTCGGCCACGGCGCGCGCGACTACCTGGAGTCGCCGCTCGAGAGCAAGTCCCGCGCGCACAGCGAGGTGAGGCTGGACAAGGAGCCCGGGCGCGTCGCGAGCGACCACGTGGGGCCGCTCGAGGAGAAGCCCTGCGCGCCGGAGAAGGTCGAGGCTACGCTGCCTCCGCCTCCCGGGACACGCGCGGCGCCCAGGAATCCTAGGACGGCGATGGACTCGGTCAGTCTTGAGGACATCGCGGAGCTGTTTAACAGTAGCCAGTATGTGCCAGACGAGACGGAGGATGGCAAGAGCGCGAGAA GTCGCCGGAAGCTGTTCACGGATGAGGAAAAGGTTCTTCTGAACAGGAGATTACCTGATCTGGAAGGTGCTGCTTCT AGTAAGTGGCTGCCACTTCACACCCTTGCTGCATCAGGAGACTTCTATCTATTGGACAATCTTCTGAAACATAAGGTCGATGTAAATGCACTTGATAAG GACGGTTTGCCAGCAATTCATAAAGCAATTATTTCGAAGAAGCATGCTATCATCAACTATCTCTTAAGGAATTCAGCAAATCCATCCGTCTATGATAGA GATGGTGCAACCCTAATGCATTATGCTGTCCAAACAGCATGCAATCAGACTATAAAAACTCTATTGCTCTACAATGTTGATATCAATCGCCCGGATGAT TATGGCTGGACACCGTTGCATCTAGCCGTGCAAACACAGAGAACCGATATTGTGAGGCTACTCTTACTAAAAGGTGCTGATAGAACGTTGAAAAATCAA GATGGATTGACTCCTTTGGACTTGTGCCTCCGATTGGGTCATAACGTGAGGACATATGAGCTTATCAAATTACTCAAAAACTTTCGAATATCAAAGCAGCATAACTCGTTTTAA